A window from Culex pipiens pallens isolate TS chromosome 3, TS_CPP_V2, whole genome shotgun sequence encodes these proteins:
- the LOC120422622 gene encoding uncharacterized protein LOC120422622 encodes MLTCFVVHSISHVQFNGAQLNLIFTDFERLILPHIRCQYYFAYTLLVVNKPQLEVRYSWYASQILLVRLKPPTAPQQQTLHTMTKRLLDLSLEDKQRFVASFDYVLTDCDGVVWNFHGPIEGVGRAIGVLKDAGKKVVYVSNNSVRTLENYKEQVHNLGHELAEEDLIHPAISVVRYLKSINFQGLIYAICAEPFLKLLKEAGFEVITGPNEPQPESLRLIIPVIRDKKPVKAVIVDHDFNCNHTKLLRAEMYLKSDPNCLLIGGGIDCRVSVTPNFTVLGAGYYLEMLEKSIGRKATILGKPGQPLGEQLKKQFGIEQDKRALFVGDMIAQDVAFGKVAGFQTLLVLTGGTSKSDLDAGCEKEYVPDFYTESFADLGRVVEEVLAASKKHNL; translated from the exons TCGAGCGCTTAATTCTTCCACATATTCGCTGCCAGTACTACTTCGCGTACACTCTACTTGTGGTTAATAAACCACAGCTGGAGGTGAGGTATTCCTGGTACGCTTCGCAAATATTATTAGTACGACTCAAGCCGCCGACCGCGCCACAACAGCAGACTCTACACACGATGACTAAGCGTTTGCTGGACCTCAGTCTGGAAGATAAGCAACGATTTGTGGCGTCATTCGACTACGTTCTGACCGATTGTGATG GAGTTGTTTGGAACTTTCACGGTCCGATTGAGGGAGTTGGACGGGCTATTGGAGTCCTGAAGGATGCCGGCAAGAAGGTCGTTTATGTGTCGAATAACAGCGTTCGGACGTTGGAGAACTACAAGGAACAGGTGCACAACCTGGGTCATGAACTTGCCGAAGAGGACCTCATCCATCCGGCCATCAGCGTGGTCAGGTACCTCAAGTCAATCAACTTCCAAGGGCTGATCTATGCCATTTGTGCGGAACCATTCCTGAAACTGCTCAAAGAAGCCGGCTTCGAAGTCATCACAGGA CCCAACGAACCCCAGCCCGAGTCGCTGCGACTTATCATTCCCGTAATTCGCGATAAGAAACCGGTGAAGGCTGTCATTGTGGATCACGACTTCAACTGCAATCATACCAAGCTGTTGCGCGCCGAAATGTACCTGAAAAGTGACCCGAACTGTCTGTTGATCGGAGGGGGGATCGACTGCCGGGTTTCGGTGACGCCCAACTTCACCGTCCTGGGGGCGGGCTATTACCTGGAAATGTTGGAAAAAAGTATCGGACGAAAGGCGACCATCCTGGGCAAGCCGGGTCAACCGCTGGGGGAGCAGCTGAAGAAGCAGTTCGGAATCGAGCAGGACAAGCGAGCGTTGTTCGTGGGCGATATGATTGCGCAGGATGTGGCGTTTGGAAAGGTGGCCGGATTTCAGACGTTGCTAGTGTTGACTGGTGGGACTAGCAAGTCGGATTTGGATGCTGGCTGTGAGAAGGAATATGTTCCAGATTTTTATACGGAAAGTTTTGCTGATTTGGGAAGAGTAGTGGAAGAAGTTTTGGCTGCAagtaaaaaacataatttgtag
- the LOC120422642 gene encoding uncharacterized protein LOC120422642, with protein MSGSDSNSSPILSQRLLDLSQEDKRKFIDSFDYVLTDCDGVVWNLYGPIEGTGQAIGALKAAGKRVVYVSNNSVRPLENYQEQIRKLGHEVTEEDLVHPAVSIVRYLKSINFNGLIYAIGSNAFLKTLRDAGYEVLSGPDDPQPESLQVVIPVIHDKKPVKAVIVDYDFNCSHIKLLRAEMYLKCDQECLFIGGATDYRVVFTPTYSSIGTGYYTEILERSVGRKAVTLGKPGTHLVQQLKEYYGIEQDKRVLFVGDMIAQDVAFGKVAGFQTLLVLTGGSSKAELDALGDGDNVPDYYTESFADLEIVFKK; from the exons ATGAGCGGCAGCGACAGCAACTCTTCACCGATCTTATCACAGCGTTTGCTGGACTTAAGCCAGGAAGATAAGCGCAAATTTATAGATTCCTTCGATTACGTGCTGACGGATTGCGATG GAGTTGTGTGGAATCTTTACGGACCAATTGAAGGTACTGGCCAGGCCATCGGAGCACTCAAGGCTGCTGGGAAGCGAGTAGTGTACGTTTCGAATAACAGCGTTCGACCGCTGGAAAACTACCAGGAGCAGATTCGAAAGCTGGGCCATGAAGTAACCGAGGAGGATCTTGTACACCCGGCTGTTAGTATTGTCAGGTATTTGAAGTCGATCAATTTCAACGGATTGATCTACGCGATTGGATCGAATGCTTTCCTGAAAACTTTAAGGGATGCTGGCTACGAAGTGCTCAGTGGG CCCGACGACCCTCAACCGGAGTCACTGCAGGTTGTAATTCCCGTAATTCACGATAAGAAACCTGTCAAAGCGGTGATAGTGGACTATGACTTCAACTGCAGCCATATCAAGCTGTTACGAGCCGAGATGTACCTGAAATGTGATCAGGAGTGTCTGTTCATTGGAGGTGCAACGGACTACCGGGTCGTGTTTACGCCAACTTATAGCTCGATCGGAACGGGATATTACACGGAAATTTTGGAACGGAGCGTTGGGAGGAAGGCAGTTACGCTGGGGAAACCTGGAACTCACTTGGTGCAACAGTTGAAGGAGTATTACGGAATCGAGCAGGATAAACGGGTGCTGTTCGTGGGAGATATGATTGCACAGGATGTGGCCTTTGGAAAGGTGGCCGGGTTTCAGACGCTGTTGGTGCTTACGGGAGGTTCTAGTAAGGCAGAATTGGATGCCTTGGGTGACGGGGACAACGTACCAGACTATTACACAGAAAGTTTTGCGGATTTGgaaatagtatttaaaaaataa